A part of Solenopsis invicta isolate M01_SB chromosome 2, UNIL_Sinv_3.0, whole genome shotgun sequence genomic DNA contains:
- the LOC105204747 gene encoding 17-beta-hydroxysteroid dehydrogenase 13-like, with amino-acid sequence MSDIKKMGIDSVYAYRCDVADREEVFRIAEKVKKEVGDVIILVNNAGIGFSKSFLNHNLDEITRLTNINLLAHYWTLKAFLPSMIEKNYGHIVALSSIAGLVGAPYGTVYCLSKFAIKGLMEAISVELRTLSNGKSSIKFTTIYPALVLTGIVKKPKLRFPWFGRYKPRKAASLIIDAQRRNYENKSLPWFWLPITKIGRLLPEKAMKCILDFIDSGVYPED; translated from the exons ATGAGTGATATTAAGAAGATGGGAATAGACTCTGTTTATGCGTATCG ATGCGATGTAGCAGACAGAGAAGAAGTTTTTAGAATAGCtgagaaagtaaaaaaagaagtggGCGACGTTATTATATTGGTCAATAATGCCGGTATAGGGTTTAGTAAATCATTTCTAAATCATAATCTCGATGAAATTACCCGACTCACGAACATCAATTTGTTAGCACATTATTGG ACGTTGAAAGCATTTTTACCAAGTATGATTGAAAAGAATTACGGTCACATTGTGGCACTCTCATCAATAGCAGGACTCGTTGGTGCTCCTTATGGAACGGTTTACTgtctttcaaaatttgcaatcaaag GATTAATGGAAGCTATTTCTGTGGAATTACGTACACTGAGTAACGGAAAATCCTCTATTAAGTTCACTACAATTTATCCTGCTCTAGTGCTTACTGGAATTGTTAAAAAACCAAAACTTAG gttTCCATGGTTTGGACGTTATAAACCACGGAAAGCAGCTTCGTTAATAATTGATGCGCAAAGACGAAATTACGAAAATAAAAGTCTACCTTGGTTTTGGTTACCAATAACGAAGATAGGAag attattACCCGAAAAAGCAATGAAGTGCATACTGGATTTCATAGATTCCGGGGTTTATCCAgaagattaa